The genomic interval CTTCATGGGCTATCTGCTGCCTTGGGGGCAGATGTCCTACTGGGGTGCTCAGGTCATCGTGAACCTGTTCGGTGCTATTCCGGTCATCGGTGAAGACCTGTCCTTGTGGATTCGCGGTGACTACCTGATTTCAGGTATCACTCTGAACCGCTTCTTCGCCCTGCACGTTGTAGCCCTGCCAATCGTGTTGCTGGGTTTGGTAGTGCTGCACATCCTGGCGCTGCACGAAGTGGGTTCGAACAACCCTGATGGTATCGATATCAAGAAGAACAAGGACGAGAACGGCAACCCCAAAGACGGTATTCCGTTCCATCCTTACTATACTGTGCACGATTTATTGGGTGTGGCAGTGTTCTTCTTTATTTTCTTCGTGGTGGTGTTCTTCTTCCCGGAGGCGGGTGGTCTGTTCATCGAGAAGCCCAACTTTGAGCCGGCGAACGCGCTCAAGACGCCGGATCACATAGCGCCGGTCTGGTACTTCACGCCGTTCTACGCAATGTTGCGTGCGGTTACGGTCGACCTATTTGGTCTGCCGGCCAAGTTCTGGGGTGTGGTTGTCATGGGTGGCGCCATTGCTATCCTGTTCGTACTGCCATGGCTGGATCGCAGCCCGGTTCGCTCCATGCGATACAAAGGCTGGATGAGCCGCGTCGCGCTTGCCATCCTGGTTGTCAGCTTTGTGGTGCTGGGTTACCTGGGATTGGTGCCGGCCACAGAAGGACGTACCACCGTCGCCCAGATCCTGACTGTGCTGTACTTCCTCTACTTCATTCTCATGCCGTTCTACACGCGTATGGAAAAAACCAAGCCAGTGCCAGAGAGGGTGACAGGATAATGAGAAAGCTGATTTTTGGTCTTTTCATCGCAATCCTGCCAGCCCTCGGGCTGGCTGCCGGCGGCGGTGTTCCGCTCGATAACATCGAGACGGACCACACCGACAAGGCATCTTTGCAGCGTGGTGTGGCTCTGTTCACCAACTACTGCATGGGCTGCCACTCCATGGAGTACGCCCGTTATAAGCGGGTGTCCGATGACCTGGAGATTCCTGTCGAGCTGTACGAGGAGAATCTGATTTTCACCGGTGCAAAGATCGGTGAGCTGATGAAGAACTCCATGAACAAGGATATGGCAGCGGACTGGTTTGGCGCACCGCCACCGGATCTGACTCTGGAAACCCGCCTGCGTGGCGAGTCCTGGGTGTACTCCTATCTTCGTGGGTTCTACAAGGACGACAGCCGTCCGCTGGGCGTGAATAACGTGGTCTATGCCAATGTTGGTATGCCTCACGTTATGGTGGGTCTGCAGGGGTTGTGCGCGGTAGAGCCGAAGATCGGTGTCGATGCCAGTGTCGAGCCGTTGAGCGGTAACATCAACAACGCTGACGTCTGCCCGGAATACGCTATCGAAGGCAGCATGTCTGCTGCTGAATTCGACCAGGCAATGTACGACCTGACCAACTTCATGTCTTACATGGGCGACCCCATACGGGTAGAGCGCGAGCGTTTGGGCGTATTCGTTCTAATCTTTGTCGCGATCTTCTTCGTCTTTGCCTATCTGCTCAATCGTGAGTACTGGAAGGACGTGCACTAAGAAATAGGGTATAATCCCGTTTCCCGATTTCCAGTGGGCATTAACCGGCCCACTGGAATTTTGCGTTTTTTCGGAATCATTTCGGTTTGTTTACTCGTGAGGTAGTTTTATGGGCGTTGTGACCAAGCGGTCATCAATGACGTTTTTCTCGGATCCGGTCAGCCATTACAGCCACAGAGTGCGTATTGTTCTGGCAGAGAAGGGTGTTACCGTCGACATTGTGGACGTGGATCCTGATAACCCGCCGGCTGAGTTGGCGGACACGAATCCATACAACGCCTTGCCTACGCTGGTCGATCGTGATCTGGTGCTGTACGAGCCCAACATCATGATGGAGTATCTGGACGAGCGTTTCCCGCATCCTCCGTTGTTGCCGGTATACCCGGTGGCTCGCGCTAACAGCCGTCTGATGATTCACCGTATCCAGCGCGACTGGTGTGGTCTGGTTGATCAGATCGTGGCCCAGCCGAATGCCAAGGCCTCAGATGCCGCTCGTAAAGAGCTGCGCGAGAGTCTGCTGGCGACTGCGCCGCTTTTTGGTGAAATGCCGTTCTTCCTGTCTGAAGAATTTACCATCGTCGATTGCTGCATCGCCCCGATCCTGTGGCGTCTGCCGGCGCTCGGTGTGGATCTGGACGACAAGCAGGCGCGTCCGCTGCATAAGTACATGGAAAGCATCTTCAGTCGTGAGGGCTTCAAAGCCAGCCTTTCTGACCTCGAAGAAGACATGCGCAGCTAAACGGTCGACACCCGCTATACCGGTCCAGGAGATTGGCAGTGCCTGATAACAGTATCACCATGACATCGAGCCGTCCGTACCTTGTCCGGGCCTTCAACGAGTGGATTCTGGATAACGACTGTACCCCGTACATCGTAGTGGATGCCGGAGTTCAGGGCGTTCAGGTTCCCACTGAGCACGTTGCGAACGGTCAGATCGTGTTGAACATCAGCCCGGGGGCAGTTCGAGGTCTGGTGGTCGGTAACGGTGCCCTTGAGTTCAGTGCGCGCTTTGGTGGTGTGCCGATGCAGGTGTTCATTCCTCTGCAGGCGGTCATGGCCATATACGCCAAGGAGAACGGTGAGGGTATGGTGTTTGGCAGTGAGCCGGGCTCTCCAGATCCGGACGGCACCACCGACAAGGGCGATTCCGGCCCAGGTGGAGAGGATCGGCCATCAGGCCGGCCTACGCTCAAGGTTGTGAAATAGCGAATCGATCGTCAAAAAAGCCAGCAATTGCTGGCTTTTTTTATCCCCCGAATAGTTTGCTGTCAATCAATCCGCACAGGGCGTTGATGATGACCATCAGCAGCGGTGTTGCCTCGGTGGGCGAGAGGTTGTTGAGGGCGATTTCATGGTCTTCCGGGTGCATCAGGGAGGTGATGTCGGATTTCTCCCGCGCGCTCAGCACCACCACATTCATCTCGCGATCGTGGGCAGCCTGAATAGCCTGAATCAGGTTGGCCTTGTGTCCGTCGTCAACAATGACAAACAGCAGGTCGCCAGGCTTGCCAATGGCACGCACCTGGCGCGAAAAGGTATCGTTGAAGCGGTTATCCCGGCAAATCGCCGAGTACGTCGTCGCGTCCGCGCCCAGGTTAATGGCGGGCAGTGCCGGGCGATCCTGGTCAAATCGGTTCAATAGCGCGGTGCAGAAATACTGGGCCAGAACGTTGGCATTTCCGTTGGCGCAGGTGATGATCTTGCCATCCTGAAGCAGTGCGTTGACGAAGGCATCGGCGACTTCCTCGATGGCGGGCCCAGCCGTACTGGCCGCCTGCGCTGTCTGCTCCATGTGGCTGGCGAACCATTGGTTGATCTGGTGTTCGGTGTCCGTCATTACGTGTGTTTACCCTGCGTCAATTGCGTTCTTAATCCATTGTACCCGGTATCTTTTTACGGTTCCCGGGCTGATGGCGATAACATCGATGCGGCTCAGGCAGTCCCATTGGCCATGGCGATGGAGGTAAAAGGCCGCCGCCTGCCGGACTCTGCGCTGTTTTTGAGGGGTGATGGAGCTGGCCGGGTCGGCGAGACTGCCGGGTCCGCGATAGCGCACCTCGAAAAACACCAGTGTTTCTCCGTCCTGCCCGATCAGGTCGATCTCGCCACCGCGGCTGTGGACATTGCGGGCAATGATTCGCACGCCGCGACCAGTCAGGTATCGTGCGGCAACGCCCTCGTAATGGTTGCCTACTGCTTTGTTGCCGTCCATGGCAAAAACAATCCGTTGTCTGGTGTTTTACTCGCCCTGAACCGGTGAGCCGAGAGTTCCCTCTTCAGCCGTTTCAGGTTCAGTAGCCTCGAGCTCTGGTAGCAGTTCCGGGCGGCCATTGCGGAATTGGGCCCAGAGTTGCTCCCGATGAATGCTGCCGTCGTCGGTCATGCTCAGTTCGCCGGTCTGGCCGTCGATGGTTGCCGACTTCACCTGGCGTAAAAGAGG from Marinobacter sp. LA51 carries:
- a CDS encoding cytochrome c1, giving the protein MRKLIFGLFIAILPALGLAAGGGVPLDNIETDHTDKASLQRGVALFTNYCMGCHSMEYARYKRVSDDLEIPVELYEENLIFTGAKIGELMKNSMNKDMAADWFGAPPPDLTLETRLRGESWVYSYLRGFYKDDSRPLGVNNVVYANVGMPHVMVGLQGLCAVEPKIGVDASVEPLSGNINNADVCPEYAIEGSMSAAEFDQAMYDLTNFMSYMGDPIRVERERLGVFVLIFVAIFFVFAYLLNREYWKDVH
- a CDS encoding YraN family protein, with the translated sequence MDGNKAVGNHYEGVAARYLTGRGVRIIARNVHSRGGEIDLIGQDGETLVFFEVRYRGPGSLADPASSITPQKQRRVRQAAAFYLHRHGQWDCLSRIDVIAISPGTVKRYRVQWIKNAIDAG
- a CDS encoding glutathione S-transferase N-terminal domain-containing protein; translated protein: MGVVTKRSSMTFFSDPVSHYSHRVRIVLAEKGVTVDIVDVDPDNPPAELADTNPYNALPTLVDRDLVLYEPNIMMEYLDERFPHPPLLPVYPVARANSRLMIHRIQRDWCGLVDQIVAQPNAKASDAARKELRESLLATAPLFGEMPFFLSEEFTIVDCCIAPILWRLPALGVDLDDKQARPLHKYMESIFSREGFKASLSDLEEDMRS
- a CDS encoding ClpXP protease specificity-enhancing factor, with protein sequence MTSSRPYLVRAFNEWILDNDCTPYIVVDAGVQGVQVPTEHVANGQIVLNISPGAVRGLVVGNGALEFSARFGGVPMQVFIPLQAVMAIYAKENGEGMVFGSEPGSPDPDGTTDKGDSGPGGEDRPSGRPTLKVVK
- a CDS encoding cytochrome b, whose product is MNKLLNWVDERLPVVDAWNKHVGKYYAPKNFNMWYFFGSLAMLVLVNQLITGIWLTMSYNPSAEGAFASVEYIMRDVEWGWLLRYLHSTGASAFFIVVYLHMFRGLMYGSYQKPRELIWIFGMLIYLMLMAEAFMGYLLPWGQMSYWGAQVIVNLFGAIPVIGEDLSLWIRGDYLISGITLNRFFALHVVALPIVLLGLVVLHILALHEVGSNNPDGIDIKKNKDENGNPKDGIPFHPYYTVHDLLGVAVFFFIFFVVVFFFPEAGGLFIEKPNFEPANALKTPDHIAPVWYFTPFYAMLRAVTVDLFGLPAKFWGVVVMGGAIAILFVLPWLDRSPVRSMRYKGWMSRVALAILVVSFVVLGYLGLVPATEGRTTVAQILTVLYFLYFILMPFYTRMEKTKPVPERVTG
- a CDS encoding D-sedoheptulose-7-phosphate isomerase, whose protein sequence is MTDTEHQINQWFASHMEQTAQAASTAGPAIEEVADAFVNALLQDGKIITCANGNANVLAQYFCTALLNRFDQDRPALPAINLGADATTYSAICRDNRFNDTFSRQVRAIGKPGDLLFVIVDDGHKANLIQAIQAAHDREMNVVVLSAREKSDITSLMHPEDHEIALNNLSPTEATPLLMVIINALCGLIDSKLFGG